Proteins co-encoded in one Parascardovia denticolens DSM 10105 = JCM 12538 genomic window:
- a CDS encoding NUDIX hydrolase family protein — MPVLNDEVPDPDDFDADHPRGDFNMTPDDFIRSGSGSNPPGWLDKATIDDMRSKTPIPYVIVVPVHTDDLGRIRQVGTLLCANDESDVALRRTLISGRVLYHESIREAIARNISKDLGDLTLASLPPTVQPFTVAQFFPTPGFSDYYDPRQHAIALCYIVPIAGEVEPQEETLDVEWTDASRALDPEFLSQLSYGMDHILVQALAGSGML, encoded by the coding sequence ATGCCAGTTTTGAATGATGAAGTTCCCGACCCCGACGACTTCGACGCCGACCACCCCCGGGGCGATTTCAACATGACCCCGGACGATTTCATCCGCTCAGGGTCCGGCTCCAACCCGCCCGGATGGCTGGATAAGGCCACCATCGACGATATGAGGTCCAAAACCCCCATCCCTTATGTGATCGTGGTCCCGGTGCATACGGACGATTTGGGCCGCATCCGCCAGGTGGGGACCCTCTTATGCGCCAACGATGAGAGCGACGTGGCCTTGCGCCGCACCCTCATTTCGGGGCGGGTCCTCTACCACGAGTCCATCCGCGAAGCCATAGCCCGCAACATCTCCAAGGACTTGGGGGATCTGACCTTGGCCTCTTTGCCGCCCACCGTACAACCTTTCACGGTGGCCCAGTTCTTTCCCACGCCGGGCTTCTCCGACTATTACGACCCCCGGCAGCACGCCATCGCCCTTTGCTACATCGTGCCCATCGCCGGGGAGGTGGAGCCGCAAGAAGAGACTTTGGACGTGGAATGGACCGACGCTTCCCGGGCTTTGGACCCGGAGTTCCTCTCCCAGCTGTCTTATGGGATGGATCACATCCTGGTCCAGGCCCTGGCCGGCAGCGGCATGCTTTAG
- the trmD gene encoding tRNA (guanosine(37)-N1)-methyltransferase TrmD: MLIDIVSVFPEYFDSLSLSLLGKAQDKGIIQVRTHNLRDWAHDVHHSVDDTPVGGGAGMVMKPEVWAECLDDLLDSPAEESQESRQGQEGQKNQQSPAPILILPNPSAPLFSQKDATELSRAEHLLFGCGRYEGYDARLPLYYRKRGLNVREYSIGDYVLNGGEVAVSVMIEAITRLIPGFMGNSDSIVEESYTGSDGLLEHDQYTKPSQWRGMDVPPILLSGDHAKVDRFRRDQALEKTSRIRPDIIQALDCQRLDKADRKTLISLGWEVSGDHPRRLS; this comes from the coding sequence ATGCTCATTGACATCGTCTCGGTCTTCCCCGAGTATTTCGATTCCCTCAGCCTCAGCCTGCTCGGCAAGGCGCAAGACAAGGGCATCATCCAGGTGCGCACCCATAACCTGCGCGACTGGGCCCATGACGTCCACCATTCCGTGGACGACACTCCGGTCGGAGGCGGGGCCGGCATGGTCATGAAGCCGGAAGTCTGGGCCGAATGCCTGGACGACCTTCTGGACTCCCCGGCTGAAGAAAGCCAGGAGAGTCGGCAGGGCCAAGAAGGCCAGAAGAACCAGCAGAGCCCCGCCCCCATCCTCATCCTGCCCAATCCATCCGCTCCTCTTTTCAGCCAGAAGGACGCCACCGAGCTTTCCCGGGCGGAGCACCTGCTTTTCGGCTGCGGCCGCTACGAGGGTTATGACGCCCGCCTTCCCCTCTACTACCGGAAACGGGGGCTGAACGTGCGTGAATATTCCATCGGCGATTACGTGCTCAACGGGGGCGAGGTGGCGGTCAGCGTGATGATTGAGGCCATCACCCGCCTGATTCCCGGCTTCATGGGCAACTCGGACTCCATTGTGGAGGAGTCCTACACCGGATCCGACGGCCTTTTGGAGCACGACCAGTACACCAAGCCTTCCCAGTGGCGAGGCATGGACGTCCCCCCGATCCTTCTCAGCGGGGACCACGCCAAAGTGGACCGCTTCCGCCGGGACCAGGCTTTGGAGAAGACCTCCCGCATCCGGCCCGACATCATCCAGGCCTTGGATTGCCAGCGTTTGGATAAGGCCGATCGCAAAACTTTGATCTCCTTGGGCTGGGAAGTTTCCGGAGACCACCCCCGCCGACTCTCGTAG
- a CDS encoding ribosome maturation factor RimM, translating into MNDDRELLRVCRIGRAQGLKGEVNVRAFTDDPGRRFSAGSRLISKDGRTFTVEKSRNFKQRWILKFDQVPDRTAAEALNSLTLYIDAKAEADGFVPASGSASDVGLTSGPVTGPDAGSAEDDPSQDDDWYPDQLIGLEILQVDDSAAAKAADYDGVEAHLIGHASDLDLDSPQTLLQIELTDGRKVLLPFVEELVPIVDPDEGYILIDPPAGLFDL; encoded by the coding sequence ATGAATGACGACAGGGAACTTCTGCGGGTCTGCCGCATCGGCCGGGCCCAAGGGCTCAAAGGCGAAGTGAACGTGCGAGCCTTCACCGACGACCCCGGCAGGCGCTTTTCGGCCGGGTCCCGGCTGATCAGCAAGGACGGACGGACTTTCACCGTGGAGAAGTCCCGGAATTTCAAACAGCGTTGGATCCTCAAATTCGACCAGGTCCCCGACAGGACCGCGGCCGAGGCCCTCAACAGCCTGACCCTTTACATCGACGCCAAGGCCGAGGCAGATGGGTTCGTCCCCGCATCCGGCTCGGCATCCGACGTCGGTCTCACGTCAGGTCCCGTGACCGGTCCCGACGCCGGCTCCGCCGAGGATGATCCCAGCCAGGACGATGATTGGTATCCCGACCAACTGATCGGCCTGGAAATCCTGCAAGTGGACGATTCAGCGGCGGCCAAGGCGGCCGACTATGACGGGGTGGAAGCTCATCTGATCGGCCACGCCAGCGACCTGGACCTGGACTCCCCCCAGACCCTGCTCCAAATCGAACTGACCGACGGGAGGAAGGTCCTCCTGCCTTTCGTGGAAGAGCTGGTCCCCATCGTCGACCCGGATGAAGGCTATATCCTGATCGACCCCCCTGCCGGTCTCTTCGACCTGTGA
- a CDS encoding alpha/beta fold hydrolase, translating to MENKAENRAGNLMDDLMEQTMDSEDFPETEKGTRSGRRNDRAEEVIKAMPEDFEIVTTVYRDSPSSHVSSQVPLVLLHAFPVDHRVWDRCADRLVTLSEEEGRAYPILAPDMPGAGMSPVPSDDLTGPVNPDGSYAQAADRLAVSFVHAVQALGYRKAVWAGISMGGYLALAIQRLFPQTVAGLILLDTRADRDLPQGLTRRLSVADDALKNHSVASVMHFAQPQEGDSTFKRSEEFLSAFTSWIDQQSPAGVAWRQRMAAGRQDETPTLAQVTAPAAVVSGLLDRSSNPSVMKPLAAAMGKTTVDFHPIPDAGHFTCFEKPDQVAQVLDGTMARVLEERK from the coding sequence ATGGAAAATAAGGCAGAAAACAGGGCAGGTAATTTGATGGATGATTTGATGGAGCAGACGATGGACAGCGAGGATTTTCCGGAAACAGAAAAGGGGACCAGGTCTGGTCGTCGTAACGACCGGGCTGAGGAGGTCATCAAGGCCATGCCGGAGGACTTCGAAATCGTCACGACAGTCTACCGGGATTCGCCCAGTTCCCACGTCTCCTCTCAGGTCCCTCTGGTCCTTCTGCACGCCTTCCCGGTCGATCACCGGGTATGGGACAGATGCGCCGATCGTCTGGTGACCTTGTCGGAAGAGGAGGGACGGGCTTACCCCATCCTGGCTCCTGACATGCCGGGGGCAGGCATGAGCCCTGTGCCCTCCGACGACCTGACCGGCCCGGTCAATCCCGATGGGTCCTACGCTCAAGCCGCCGACCGCCTGGCAGTTTCCTTCGTACACGCCGTGCAGGCCTTGGGCTACCGGAAGGCCGTTTGGGCGGGCATCTCCATGGGAGGATACCTGGCTTTGGCCATCCAAAGGCTTTTCCCCCAGACGGTGGCCGGTCTGATCCTTCTGGATACCCGAGCCGACCGGGACCTTCCCCAAGGCCTGACCCGACGCCTGTCCGTGGCCGACGACGCGTTGAAGAACCATTCGGTGGCCAGCGTCATGCATTTCGCTCAGCCCCAGGAGGGGGACTCGACTTTCAAGCGATCGGAAGAGTTCCTCTCCGCCTTCACCTCCTGGATCGACCAGCAATCCCCGGCGGGGGTGGCTTGGCGGCAACGTATGGCTGCGGGTCGCCAGGACGAAACCCCCACTTTAGCCCAGGTGACGGCCCCGGCGGCCGTGGTCAGCGGGCTGTTGGACCGGTCCAGCAACCCATCGGTCATGAAGCCCCTGGCCGCTGCCATGGGCAAGACCACGGTGGATTTCCACCCGATTCCCGACGCCGGCCATTTCACCTGCTTCGAGAAGCCGGACCAGGTGGCCCAAGTCTTGGACGGGACCATGGCCCGGGTCTTGGAAGAACGAAAATAG
- a CDS encoding S9 family peptidase, translated as MTSDEKMGGMADQAERATPPIPARSPQVRRMHGDEFVDQYEWLRKKESPQVQEYVAGQNAYANHRLAGLKPLAATLFQELKDHVQEDDMSVPVRLYGYWYFSRTQEGKEYGTSCRVPVRSTDDWDPPVIQPGDTTPLPGEEVVFDANKEAEGQDFFRSGGIDLSDDGRWMIYLVDTTGDERYTCRMRDLTTGRQLDDVLEGISANACLTPDGAWIFYTRVDEAWRPCSIWRHKVGTPASDDVEVYHEGDERFWCSVGLSFDESLIVIETGSKTTNEVLFLDVENPEGAFMPFISRKDEVEYDVAFAKFENVRGILASKGREDLVSVVSTDQEGNIPVAVVTHNVNTPNFEVDLINMASTPAPYRLGDGVCIARGSDYGCEKASDDHRRLPVTTPWNDPVNPEILQGGVGLSVGGIGIYKDFVDFSYREGGLLHIAVETKEEALMDYLLARPWNLTELKGEDPQAVYSIGFGGNPSYEAPAVRYSLSSYTHPGQLRSYNPATGEDKLLKEATVRNYRQEDYAERRIWVKARDGQLIPVALIWKKGLVPAMDRACGSDGRPLACGRTDSVIEAPNLDQAARAAAAVWRKEGKTSTDLVPKNEVPEVLEISEVSEGSGASELPEDGSSPCLITAYGSYGSSSDPAFGIARLGFLDRGVLRVEAQVRGGGELGRAWYEQGRRLKKVNTFNDFVDVTAALQSQGWISPATTVANGGSAGGLLMGAVANQAPFLYSGIEADVPFVDALNSILDPSLPLTVTEWDEWGDPLHDPQVYRYMKAYTPYENVMTAQERRAAFGTDHFPQIYITTSMNDTRVLYVEPLKWLSRLQEPEVGADAFASIEVVAGHGGVSGRYKVWEEVSRENSWCLSRMGIEK; from the coding sequence ATGACCAGCGACGAAAAGATGGGCGGGATGGCGGACCAGGCCGAGCGGGCCACCCCTCCGATCCCTGCCCGGTCCCCTCAGGTCCGGCGCATGCACGGGGACGAGTTCGTGGACCAGTACGAATGGCTGCGGAAAAAGGAATCGCCCCAGGTCCAGGAATACGTGGCCGGGCAGAACGCCTATGCCAATCATCGCCTGGCCGGCCTCAAACCTTTGGCCGCCACCCTCTTCCAGGAGCTGAAGGACCATGTGCAGGAGGACGACATGTCCGTGCCCGTCCGTCTTTACGGCTACTGGTACTTCAGCCGCACCCAGGAGGGGAAGGAGTACGGGACCTCCTGCCGGGTGCCGGTCAGATCCACCGATGATTGGGACCCGCCGGTCATCCAGCCCGGGGACACGACCCCCTTGCCGGGGGAGGAGGTGGTCTTCGATGCCAACAAGGAGGCCGAAGGGCAGGACTTCTTCCGGTCGGGCGGCATCGATTTGAGCGATGACGGCCGGTGGATGATCTACCTGGTTGATACGACCGGCGATGAAAGGTATACCTGCCGCATGCGGGACCTGACCACGGGCCGACAGCTGGACGACGTCCTGGAAGGAATCAGCGCCAACGCCTGCCTGACCCCAGACGGGGCCTGGATCTTCTACACCCGGGTGGACGAGGCTTGGAGGCCCTGCTCCATCTGGCGGCATAAGGTGGGCACCCCCGCTTCTGACGATGTTGAGGTCTACCACGAAGGCGACGAACGTTTCTGGTGCTCGGTCGGCCTTTCCTTCGACGAATCCTTGATCGTCATCGAGACCGGTTCCAAGACCACCAACGAAGTGCTCTTCCTGGACGTGGAGAATCCCGAAGGGGCTTTCATGCCTTTCATCTCCCGCAAAGACGAGGTTGAGTATGACGTCGCTTTCGCCAAATTCGAGAATGTCCGCGGGATTCTCGCGAGCAAAGGCCGGGAGGACCTGGTCTCGGTGGTGAGCACGGACCAGGAGGGGAACATCCCCGTGGCCGTGGTGACCCATAACGTCAACACCCCCAATTTCGAGGTGGACCTGATCAACATGGCTTCGACCCCGGCCCCTTACCGGCTGGGGGATGGGGTCTGCATCGCCCGTGGGTCGGATTACGGCTGCGAGAAGGCCTCCGACGACCATCGTCGCCTGCCGGTGACCACCCCCTGGAACGATCCGGTCAACCCCGAGATCCTCCAAGGAGGGGTAGGGCTTTCGGTCGGAGGAATCGGGATTTACAAGGATTTCGTCGACTTCTCCTACCGGGAAGGCGGTCTCCTGCACATCGCCGTGGAGACCAAGGAAGAGGCCTTGATGGATTACCTGCTGGCCCGGCCGTGGAATCTGACCGAGCTGAAGGGGGAAGACCCGCAGGCCGTGTATTCCATCGGATTCGGGGGCAACCCTTCCTATGAGGCCCCGGCCGTGCGCTATTCGCTCAGCTCTTACACCCATCCGGGCCAGCTGCGTTCTTACAATCCGGCCACCGGGGAAGACAAGCTGCTCAAAGAGGCGACTGTCAGGAATTACCGGCAGGAGGATTACGCCGAACGGAGGATATGGGTCAAGGCCCGCGACGGGCAGCTGATCCCTGTCGCCCTCATTTGGAAGAAGGGTCTGGTTCCGGCCATGGACCGGGCCTGCGGGTCGGACGGCCGACCTCTGGCTTGCGGCAGGACCGACTCTGTCATTGAGGCCCCCAACCTGGACCAGGCCGCCCGGGCCGCGGCCGCGGTCTGGCGTAAAGAGGGCAAGACCTCGACCGATTTGGTCCCGAAAAACGAGGTTCCTGAGGTCCTTGAAATCTCTGAAGTCTCCGAAGGCTCTGGGGCCTCTGAGCTCCCCGAGGATGGGTCCTCTCCTTGCCTCATCACCGCTTACGGCTCGTACGGGTCCAGCTCGGACCCAGCCTTTGGCATCGCCCGCCTCGGCTTCCTGGACCGGGGAGTGCTGCGCGTGGAGGCCCAGGTCCGCGGCGGCGGAGAGCTGGGCAGGGCCTGGTACGAGCAGGGGCGACGGCTCAAGAAAGTCAATACTTTCAACGATTTCGTGGATGTGACCGCCGCCTTGCAGTCCCAAGGTTGGATCAGCCCGGCGACCACGGTGGCGAACGGGGGATCCGCCGGCGGCCTCCTTATGGGGGCGGTCGCTAATCAGGCTCCTTTCCTTTACTCGGGAATCGAGGCCGATGTGCCTTTTGTGGACGCCCTCAACTCCATCCTCGACCCCTCCCTGCCTCTGACTGTGACCGAATGGGACGAGTGGGGAGACCCCCTCCACGACCCTCAGGTCTATCGCTATATGAAGGCCTACACCCCCTACGAGAACGTGATGACCGCCCAGGAACGGCGGGCGGCCTTCGGCACGGATCATTTCCCTCAGATCTACATCACTACTTCCATGAACGACACCCGGGTCCTGTATGTGGAGCCGCTCAAGTGGCTCTCCCGCCTGCAGGAGCCGGAAGTTGGGGCCGACGCCTTCGCCTCCATCGAAGTGGTGGCCGGCCATGGCGGGGTCAGTGGGCGCTATAAGGTCTGGGAGGAAGTGTCCCGCGAGAACTCCTGGTGCCTGAGCCGGATGGGCATTGAGAAATAA
- a CDS encoding RNA-binding protein gives MVTEAVEHLIRNIVDFPDDVSVKSFQNARGELIRVRVNPEDIGRVIGRHGRTATAIRTVVQAIADHNVRVDIMDVRR, from the coding sequence ATGGTGACTGAAGCGGTCGAACACCTGATTCGCAATATCGTTGATTTTCCCGATGACGTGTCGGTGAAGTCCTTCCAGAACGCCCGCGGCGAGCTGATTCGCGTGCGAGTGAATCCGGAAGACATCGGTCGCGTGATCGGCCGTCATGGCCGCACCGCCACAGCGATCCGCACCGTGGTCCAGGCGATAGCCGACCACAACGTGCGGGTGGACATCATGGACGTGCGCCGCTAA
- the rpsP gene encoding 30S ribosomal protein S16 yields MATRIRLKRMGRKFYAFYRVVVVDQRKKRDGKVIEEIGIYDPNKQPSLIQIKSDRAQYWLGVGAQPSDPVHKLLEITGDWQKFKGLPGAEGTLKVAESGPDAEARVKAAEDKAQKLKAAKSEAEAKAKAKAEKEAEESAAQAADESAEATEEKAE; encoded by the coding sequence TTGGCAACACGTATTCGTTTGAAGCGCATGGGTAGGAAGTTCTATGCTTTCTATCGCGTGGTAGTGGTCGATCAGCGTAAGAAGCGCGACGGCAAGGTTATTGAGGAGATCGGCATCTACGATCCCAACAAGCAGCCTTCCCTGATTCAGATTAAATCTGACCGCGCTCAGTACTGGCTCGGCGTGGGCGCACAGCCCTCCGATCCCGTGCACAAGCTGCTCGAGATCACCGGTGACTGGCAGAAGTTCAAGGGACTTCCTGGTGCCGAAGGCACTTTGAAGGTCGCTGAATCCGGTCCCGACGCCGAAGCTCGCGTGAAGGCCGCCGAGGACAAGGCCCAGAAGCTGAAGGCCGCCAAGTCCGAAGCTGAAGCCAAGGCCAAGGCCAAGGCTGAAAAGGAAGCGGAAGAGTCTGCTGCGCAAGCCGCCGATGAGTCCGCTGAGGCTACCGAGGAAAAGGCTGAGTAA
- a CDS encoding App1 family protein yields the protein MPNSSPLGTEKPQEGQDFRQRLEPASVRKAKLSRLRQDALKTDQEFAQEERAADQEPPADTMETIPIIVKRTETAVDSLSQTERRKDRSFPLQTIRTVVTWGFGFWQTVGRSVARRVGWTPRVAPYVGYGTTKYVRLICRTVLGMKHLAPADTVSLGIRNMLMLPAPRTLVRMKIDDAPVHTAQIGSSELFNPLDGSADLGSNSIVSDAHGYLDLIAKRELTPGEHVASYKVRGRKAVQAPVYIYPADTRVGIISDVDDTILVSQVPSLLKAVYNFFLVSPHSRASVPGMAVFYTKLKELFPRAPFFYLSTSPWNVETTIRSFISRFGFPDGPLLLRDFDPRPKTFIPGGVQHKLEFVEQLMSDFPRMKFILLGDDGQKDPATYARLTRMFPGRILAIGIRQLSRKEAGLSQKFQAPSGATEDLLAEVPIFYGPTGISLMKSMLPYLQKYVEERDK from the coding sequence ATGCCAAACTCATCTCCTCTGGGGACTGAAAAGCCTCAGGAAGGCCAGGACTTCCGCCAGCGGCTGGAGCCGGCCTCGGTCAGGAAGGCCAAACTTTCCCGCCTGCGTCAGGACGCCTTGAAGACGGACCAGGAATTCGCCCAAGAGGAAAGGGCGGCCGACCAGGAACCCCCTGCCGACACGATGGAGACCATCCCCATCATCGTCAAACGGACGGAAACGGCCGTTGACTCCCTCTCCCAGACCGAAAGGCGGAAGGACAGGTCCTTCCCCCTGCAGACCATCCGCACGGTCGTCACTTGGGGATTCGGCTTCTGGCAGACCGTCGGCCGGTCCGTGGCCAGGCGGGTGGGCTGGACCCCTCGCGTGGCTCCCTACGTGGGCTACGGGACCACGAAATATGTGCGCCTCATCTGCCGGACCGTCCTGGGCATGAAGCACCTGGCCCCTGCGGACACCGTGTCTTTGGGCATCCGCAACATGCTCATGCTCCCGGCCCCCCGCACCCTGGTGCGGATGAAGATCGACGACGCCCCGGTGCACACGGCCCAAATCGGCAGCTCCGAGCTTTTCAACCCTCTGGATGGATCCGCCGATCTGGGCAGCAATTCCATCGTCTCCGACGCCCATGGCTACCTGGACCTGATCGCCAAACGGGAGCTGACGCCGGGGGAGCACGTGGCCTCTTACAAGGTCCGTGGCCGTAAGGCGGTACAGGCCCCGGTCTACATCTACCCGGCCGATACGCGCGTGGGAATCATCTCCGACGTGGATGACACCATCCTGGTCTCGCAGGTTCCCAGCCTGCTCAAGGCCGTCTACAACTTCTTCCTGGTCAGCCCCCATTCCCGCGCCTCCGTGCCCGGCATGGCCGTCTTCTACACCAAGCTCAAGGAGCTCTTCCCCCGGGCCCCCTTCTTCTACCTGTCGACCTCACCCTGGAACGTGGAGACCACCATCCGTTCCTTCATCTCCCGGTTCGGCTTCCCGGACGGCCCCCTCCTCCTGCGCGACTTCGACCCCCGCCCCAAGACCTTCATCCCGGGCGGGGTCCAGCATAAGCTGGAATTCGTGGAACAGCTGATGAGCGACTTCCCCCGGATGAAGTTCATCCTCCTGGGGGATGACGGGCAGAAGGACCCGGCCACCTACGCCCGGCTGACCCGCATGTTTCCGGGCCGTATCCTGGCCATCGGCATCCGTCAGCTGAGCAGGAAGGAAGCCGGCCTGTCCCAGAAATTCCAAGCCCCTTCGGGGGCCACCGAGGACCTGCTGGCCGAGGTGCCCATTTTTTACGGGCCCACGGGGATCAGCCTCATGAAATCCATGCTCCCTTACCTGCAGAAATATGTGGAGGAAAGGGACAAATGA
- a CDS encoding lipoate--protein ligase family protein, with product MKTFRGDFKEPGGKLVSVVLLGGDHYGPGSGDLSWESRIEGDFFIEGTDEPDSVLADLAGILDARVLDERLLEPHRQSDRLERLAADDVHQGDDLRDSLQTRMDHWRSQGVLFLGLTAEGICQACERARQAAQGITGERSKSRLLKQPERLRMSAQPGPSEQPRRPKEDVSGVSTGLDPRWLKLPLTVIPPDKAWDAPHQMALDQALAESVASNRIGPCLRLWEWSENAVVIGLHQSLSGSVHTKLAQEKGFKVVRRLTGGGSMFIQPGNTITYSLYLPFDFAQGMTVAQSYRLCDSWLVEALKSLGLYLFYQGINDLASAKGKIGGAAQRRFRPVDGGPGCILHHVTMAYDMDANLMTQVLKISQEKSADKAVKSAAKRVDPLKSQTGLSRQEIMAALRDYLLKRLPQARIGSIGSAEKEKADELSRLRYEDPSWTARIP from the coding sequence ATGAAGACTTTTCGGGGCGATTTCAAGGAGCCCGGTGGCAAACTGGTCTCCGTGGTCCTTCTTGGGGGTGACCATTATGGGCCCGGCTCCGGCGACCTTTCCTGGGAAAGCAGGATCGAGGGGGATTTCTTCATCGAGGGGACGGATGAGCCTGACTCCGTTCTGGCTGATTTGGCCGGAATTCTGGATGCCCGGGTCTTGGATGAAAGACTACTTGAGCCGCATCGTCAGTCTGACAGGCTTGAAAGGCTCGCCGCGGACGATGTTCACCAGGGGGATGATTTGCGCGATTCCCTCCAGACCCGGATGGATCATTGGCGGTCCCAAGGGGTCCTTTTCCTGGGTCTGACAGCGGAAGGGATCTGTCAGGCCTGTGAACGCGCTCGCCAGGCGGCTCAAGGAATCACTGGAGAGAGATCGAAGTCGAGGTTGCTGAAGCAGCCGGAACGATTGCGGATGTCAGCGCAGCCAGGGCCGTCAGAACAGCCAAGACGGCCAAAAGAGGATGTTTCCGGCGTGTCAACCGGACTGGACCCGCGCTGGTTGAAGCTGCCTTTGACCGTCATCCCTCCCGACAAGGCCTGGGATGCCCCTCACCAGATGGCCCTGGACCAAGCCTTGGCTGAATCCGTGGCCTCCAATCGAATCGGACCCTGTCTGCGTTTGTGGGAATGGTCCGAAAACGCCGTGGTCATCGGCCTCCATCAGTCCCTCTCCGGCTCCGTCCATACAAAGCTGGCCCAGGAGAAGGGTTTCAAGGTTGTCCGCCGTCTGACCGGGGGCGGGAGCATGTTCATCCAGCCGGGGAATACCATCACTTACTCCCTCTATCTTCCCTTTGATTTTGCCCAAGGAATGACCGTGGCTCAGTCTTACCGCCTCTGTGATTCCTGGCTGGTGGAAGCCTTGAAATCCTTGGGCTTGTACCTCTTCTACCAAGGAATCAATGATCTGGCCTCAGCCAAGGGGAAGATCGGGGGAGCGGCCCAAAGACGGTTCCGGCCGGTGGATGGTGGCCCGGGCTGCATCCTCCACCATGTGACCATGGCTTACGACATGGACGCCAATCTCATGACCCAGGTGTTGAAGATCTCCCAGGAGAAAAGCGCGGACAAGGCGGTCAAATCAGCCGCCAAACGAGTGGACCCTTTGAAATCCCAAACTGGCCTGAGCAGGCAGGAGATCATGGCCGCCTTGCGGGACTACCTTCTGAAGCGGCTGCCTCAGGCGAGGATTGGTTCCATTGGGTCGGCGGAAAAAGAAAAAGCCGACGAACTGAGCCGGCTCAGATACGAAGACCCCTCGTGGACGGCGCGCATCCCTTGA
- the gcvH gene encoding glycine cleavage system protein GcvH — protein sequence MDDLNEAGRIDEVDEADEADQVDEADEIGETGGSDGFEQAEGVNQLNVDIPDDLLYSEDHVWLDTSVSPAVLGITAYAAGQLGDLVYIDLPEPGDQVRAGDEVVELESSKAISHAIMPADGTIRYVNHAAADDPEVVNSDPYGEGWLLKIELDDEDPDLLDGDHYAKLISSGD from the coding sequence ATGGACGACCTCAACGAGGCGGGCCGGATCGACGAGGTTGACGAGGCCGATGAAGCGGACCAGGTCGATGAAGCCGACGAGATCGGTGAAACCGGGGGATCCGATGGATTTGAACAGGCTGAGGGCGTCAACCAGCTGAATGTGGACATCCCCGACGACCTGCTTTACTCGGAAGACCATGTCTGGCTGGATACGTCGGTCAGCCCGGCCGTCCTGGGGATCACCGCCTACGCGGCCGGACAGCTGGGAGACTTGGTCTACATCGACTTGCCGGAACCGGGGGACCAGGTCCGGGCCGGGGACGAAGTGGTCGAATTGGAATCCTCCAAGGCCATCTCCCATGCCATCATGCCGGCTGACGGCACCATCCGCTATGTCAACCATGCCGCCGCCGACGACCCGGAAGTGGTCAACTCCGACCCTTATGGGGAGGGATGGCTGCTCAAGATCGAACTGGATGACGAAGACCCTGACCTTCTCGACGGTGATCATTATGCCAAACTCATCTCCTCTGGGGACTGA
- a CDS encoding HesA/MoeB/ThiF family protein — MTKIKRTLQPYAEDKKIYFGFGNSSLTREIADTPRNRFLLLSNNLERDARAEELEKFKSMGLVTDNEYTDTRYLRNINFFEWIDESRNISPSKYQQRLFDSSVLIVGIGGIGGTIAESLTRLGVGKITLVDFDVVDESNLTRQTVYGTSDIKLPKIESALRYLESIGNTKISILNKKIISEADLEEIYQNGDFDLAICGADTPQEIDYWFDDLSEQNRIPFIAGSYASTVINYACIIPGTTLNLRTFYAENRITDDHLIPDEIKTSVIAPVTLMAAGLISYKVFAMLTGLNNDWNCIQIDILTWGVEKYDINRSASA; from the coding sequence ATGACTAAAATTAAGAGGACGCTTCAGCCCTATGCTGAAGATAAGAAAATTTACTTTGGATTTGGCAATTCCAGTCTTACGCGTGAAATCGCTGACACCCCAAGAAATCGATTTTTACTTCTTTCAAATAACCTTGAGAGGGATGCAAGGGCTGAAGAGCTTGAGAAGTTTAAAAGTATGGGATTGGTAACAGATAATGAATATACGGATACGCGTTACTTGCGAAATATAAATTTTTTTGAATGGATCGATGAAAGTCGCAATATTTCTCCATCGAAGTATCAACAGAGGCTTTTTGATAGCTCTGTATTAATTGTGGGAATTGGAGGGATCGGCGGAACGATTGCGGAATCATTGACACGATTAGGTGTTGGAAAGATTACTCTTGTTGATTTCGATGTCGTTGATGAGTCAAACCTCACGCGCCAAACGGTTTATGGGACCAGCGATATAAAACTCCCTAAAATTGAATCTGCACTAAGGTATCTTGAATCTATAGGGAATACCAAAATTTCTATTCTAAATAAAAAGATTATATCGGAAGCGGATTTGGAAGAGATATATCAAAACGGTGACTTTGACCTTGCTATTTGTGGCGCCGATACACCACAAGAGATTGACTATTGGTTTGATGATTTATCGGAGCAGAATAGGATACCGTTTATTGCAGGGTCATATGCGTCAACTGTAATAAATTATGCGTGCATAATTCCTGGAACTACTCTTAACCTGAGAACATTTTACGCTGAGAATCGAATTACAGATGATCACCTTATCCCCGATGAGATAAAGACAAGTGTGATTGCGCCAGTCACACTTATGGCCGCAGGTCTTATCAGTTATAAGGTTTTTGCGATGCTTACGGGACTTAACAATGATTGGAATTGCATACAAATCGATATATTGACGTGGGGAGTGGAGAAATATGATATCAATCGTAGCGCGAGTGCATGA